GCACTCCTGCTCCTCGGTCTCGGCGTAGAAGCGGGAGCGGTAGAGGAAGGGCGCCCAGAAGTGCACGACTCCGGCCGCGGCGCCGTCGGAGGCCCAGCGGCGCGGGTCACCGGTGATGTTGACCGCCTGCTGGGTGCCGCCGTGGTACGAGCGGTACGCGGAGAGCACCTTGGGGCGGCCCGTGTGCAGCCGGGCCATGCGCACCGCGTGCTCGACGGCGTCGGCGCCGCCGTTGGTGAAGAAGATCTTGTCCAGGTCCCCGGGGGTGCGCTCGGCGATCAGCCGGGCCGCCTCGGAGCGCGCCTCGACGGCGAACGCGGGCGCGAAGGTGGTCATCCTCGCGGCCTGTTCCTGGATCGCGGCGACGACCTTGGGGTGCTGGTAGCCGATGTTGGTGTAGACGAGGCCGCTGGTGAAGTCGAGGTAGCGCTTGCCGTCGTAGTCCCAGAAGTACGACCCCTCGGCGCCGGCGACGGCGAGCGGGTCGATGAGCGCTTGCGCGGACCAGGAGTGGAAGACGTGCGCGCGGTCCGCGGCCTTCACGGCGGCGCCGGTCCGGGGGTCGGGATGAGGGGTCATGCGGCCGAGCGTAGATGTCCGCGATGCGGACGCGGTATCGGCGTCCTGTCTGCGGTCGGCGGGTTTCCGCGACAGGTTGTCGACGCCGGGGGCCTGCCGGGCGGTCCCGCGAGGGCGCACCGGCCGGACATCGAAGAGTATTGACAGCGTGCTGTCGAAATGACAGTCTTCTGTCATTGAGGGTTCCATCGGGATCCCGCCGGAGGAGGAACCATGCGCCGCAAGCCCGTCCACCTCGCCGTCTACGACACCCTCGCCGACTGGGAGCCCGGTCACGCCACCGCCCACCTCGTCCGCGCCGGGTACGAGATCCGCACCGTCGGCCCCACCACCGCCCCCGTCCGCACTCTCGGCGGCCTGCGCGTCCAGCCCGATCTCGCCCTCGGCGACGTCCGGCCCGAGGACAGCTCGCTGCTGATCCTCCCGGGCGCCGACCTCTGGGACACCGGCGACGACCTCGCCCCCTTCGCCCGCACGGCACGCGCCTTCCTCGCCGCCGGCGTCCCCGTCGCCGCGATCTGCGGCGCCACCGCCGGACTCGCCCGCGAGGGCCTGCTCGACGACCGCGCCCACACCAGCGCCGTCCCCTTCTACCTGGCCGCCACCGGCTACCGCGGCGGGGAGCGGTACGTGGACGCCGACGCGGTCACCGACGGCGGGCTGATCACCGCGGGCCCCACCGAGCCGGTCGCCTTCGCCCGGGAGGTCCTCGGCCTGCTCGGCGTCCACGAGGGCGAGGTGCTGAACGCCTGGTACCGCCTCTTCCACGACTCCGACGTCGAGGCGTACGCCGTCCTGGAGAAGGCGGGGGCGCTGTGAGCCGCGAGCGGCAGGACCTGTTCAGCCGGAGCGCGGTCGGCGTGTTCCGGCTGAACGGCCAGTTCCTCTCCGTCGCCGAGGACCTGGCCGGGCCCGCCGGGCTGACCGCCGCCCGGTGGCAGGTGCTCGGCGCGGTGCTGCGCGAACCGCTGCCGGTGGCGGGGATCGCCCGCGCCATGGGCATCACCCGGCAGAGCGTCCAGCGCATCGCCGACCTGCTGGTGGCCCGGGGCCTCGCCGAGTACCGGCCCAACCCCGCCCACCGCCGTGCCAAGCTCCTCGCGCCGACCGAGGAGGGCCGGGCCGCGATCGGCCGGATCGCCCCGGGCCACGCCGCCTACGCCGACCGGCTCGCCGAGGCGTTCGGCGAGGCGGAACTCGCCGCGGCGGTGGCCGCCCTGGAACGGCTGTCGAAGGTGCTGGACGGACTGGGACCGCCGTCGGCCGCACCGGTCGCCCCACCTGTTACGGAACCGTAGAGGGCACCCCGCACGACTGCCCCGGGGGCCGCACTATTCTCGGCCTGTTGCTCACCTAGGGGGAGGCGGCGGGGATGGAGAGACTGGGGGCCGGAGACCCCGAGCGCGTCGGCGGGTACCGGCTGCTGGGGCGGCTCGGCGCCGGCGGTATGGGGCAGGTCTACCTGGCCCGGTCGGAGCGCGGGCGGACCGTCGCCGTGAAGCTGGTCCGCGAGGAGCTGGCCGCGCAGGAGGAGTTCCGGGGGCGGTTCCGGCAGGAGGTGCAGGCCGCGCGGCGGGTCGGCGGCCACTGGACCGCACCCGTGCTCGACGCCGACACCGAGGCCGCCGTGCCCTGGGTCGCCACCGGGTACGTCGCCGGACCCAGCCTCCAGCAGGTCGTCGGCCACGACCACGGGCCGCTGCCCGAACGCTCGGTGCGCATCCTCGCCGCCGGGCTCGCCCACGCCCTGAAGGACATCCACGCGGCGGGGATCGTCCACCGCGACCTGAAGCCGTCCAACGTCCTGCTGACCATCGACGGCCCCCGCGTCATCGACTTCGGCATCGCGCGCGCCCTGGAGACCGTCACCGACGGCGGGCTCACCCGTACCGGCGCCCTCGTCGGCTCGCCCGGCTTCATGGCACCCGAGCAGGTGCGCGGCGACCGCATCACCCCCGCCTGCGACGTCTTCTGCCTCGGCTCCGTCCTCGCCTACGCCGCCACCGGCACCCTGCCCTTCGGCGGCGCCGACAGCGGCGTGCACGCCCTGATGTTCCGCATCGCCCAGGAGGAGCCCGTCCTGGAACGGGTCCCCGAGGGCATCGCCGACCTGGTCCGCGACTGCCTGCGCAAGGACCCCGCCGCCCGCCCGACCCTCGAGGACGTCCTGGAGCGCACCGGCGCGCAGGACACCGTCTCCGACGGCCGCGCCCTCGACCCCTGGCTGCCCAGCGCGCTGGTCGCCCAGCTCGGCCGCCACGCGGTACGGCTGCTGGACACGGAGAACCCGCGGACGCCGGGGGCCCGGCCCGAGCACACGGCGGCGGAGGAGCCCGGCGGCGCGCCCGCGTCCGCCGGGACCGCGGCCCCGGGCGGACCGCTCGGCGCGGCGGGCGCGGGAGCGTCCGCGCCCCCGAACCACCTCCCGGCCATGACCGCCGGCCGCCCGGCCACCCCGGGCCCGCCCGCCCCCGGCCCGCAGCCCACGCCCCCGGCCGCCCCGCCGCCCGCCCACCCCGCCTACGACGCCCCGCAGGCCCCGCCCGCCCCGGCCGGGCCGCTCCCGCAGCCGTACGGCTCCCGGCAGGGCTACGGCCACCCGCAGCCGCCGCACCAGGCCCACCCCGCGCCGCCGCACCAGGCCCACCCCGCGTCGCCGCACCAGGCCCACCCGGGGGCGCCGTACCAGGCGCCGTACGACGGCCGCCCCGCGTCGCCGCCGCACGGCTACGGCGGTCACCCCCCGGCCCCCGGCCCCTACGGAGGTCCGGCCCCGCACCCCGCCCCCCACGGTGGTCCCGGACCGGACCCGCACCCCGCCCCCTACGGCGGCGGTCTCGGCGCCACCCCGCCCTACGGGCCCGCCCCGTACGGGACCCCGACGCACGCACCGTCCCCGGAACCCGCCCGCAGGAGCGGCCGGGCCACCGCGCTGCTCGTCGCCGTCGCCGTGGTCGTCGCGCTGGCGGCGGGCGGCACGGTGTACGCGCTG
Above is a genomic segment from Streptomyces glaucescens containing:
- a CDS encoding MarR family winged helix-turn-helix transcriptional regulator, whose protein sequence is MSRERQDLFSRSAVGVFRLNGQFLSVAEDLAGPAGLTAARWQVLGAVLREPLPVAGIARAMGITRQSVQRIADLLVARGLAEYRPNPAHRRAKLLAPTEEGRAAIGRIAPGHAAYADRLAEAFGEAELAAAVAALERLSKVLDGLGPPSAAPVAPPVTEP
- a CDS encoding serine/threonine-protein kinase; this encodes MERLGAGDPERVGGYRLLGRLGAGGMGQVYLARSERGRTVAVKLVREELAAQEEFRGRFRQEVQAARRVGGHWTAPVLDADTEAAVPWVATGYVAGPSLQQVVGHDHGPLPERSVRILAAGLAHALKDIHAAGIVHRDLKPSNVLLTIDGPRVIDFGIARALETVTDGGLTRTGALVGSPGFMAPEQVRGDRITPACDVFCLGSVLAYAATGTLPFGGADSGVHALMFRIAQEEPVLERVPEGIADLVRDCLRKDPAARPTLEDVLERTGAQDTVSDGRALDPWLPSALVAQLGRHAVRLLDTENPRTPGARPEHTAAEEPGGAPASAGTAAPGGPLGAAGAGASAPPNHLPAMTAGRPATPGPPAPGPQPTPPAAPPPAHPAYDAPQAPPAPAGPLPQPYGSRQGYGHPQPPHQAHPAPPHQAHPASPHQAHPGAPYQAPYDGRPASPPHGYGGHPPAPGPYGGPAPHPAPHGGPGPDPHPAPYGGGLGATPPYGPAPYGTPTHAPSPEPARRSGRATALLVAVAVVVALAAGGTVYALMNGDGGTEASPSPTSATTPTTTGAPTTTGAPTTTGAPTTPGPTSPGPSPSPSVSSSSPDGAVPPGYLGTWTTTIDNASGTHTRTLTLRQGEPGDTVLSLTADGADYHCVFEAALSGEPAANGPLRIGPSTVTVGEPPSCSPGAATEITLVSPDTLERVNTSTGEKLTYTRQ
- a CDS encoding type 1 glutamine amidotransferase family protein, producing the protein MRRKPVHLAVYDTLADWEPGHATAHLVRAGYEIRTVGPTTAPVRTLGGLRVQPDLALGDVRPEDSSLLILPGADLWDTGDDLAPFARTARAFLAAGVPVAAICGATAGLAREGLLDDRAHTSAVPFYLAATGYRGGERYVDADAVTDGGLITAGPTEPVAFAREVLGLLGVHEGEVLNAWYRLFHDSDVEAYAVLEKAGAL